One Amycolatopsis sp. NBC_00355 genomic window carries:
- a CDS encoding HAD domain-containing protein — protein sequence MSKPLVFLDVDGPLIPFGRSTGQYEVFTNAELANPLLSRVDPSVGPRLLALGGDLIWATTWLDEANECVAPLLGLPPLPVLTWPDSPDEERDARAGRHRKTRRIVERAAGLPFVWIDDETTGADRRWVTAHHPGPALLHTVAPSAGLTAGDLDVIAAWVHQLR from the coding sequence ATGAGCAAGCCGTTGGTGTTCCTCGACGTGGACGGCCCGCTGATCCCCTTCGGGAGAAGCACCGGGCAGTACGAGGTGTTCACGAACGCCGAACTGGCCAACCCGCTGCTGTCCCGGGTCGATCCGAGCGTCGGCCCCCGGCTGCTGGCCCTCGGTGGCGACCTGATCTGGGCCACCACCTGGCTGGACGAGGCCAACGAGTGCGTCGCCCCGCTGCTCGGCCTGCCGCCGCTGCCGGTGCTGACCTGGCCGGACTCTCCCGACGAGGAGCGCGACGCCCGCGCCGGGCGGCACCGGAAGACCCGGCGGATCGTCGAGCGGGCCGCGGGCCTGCCTTTCGTCTGGATCGACGACGAGACGACCGGCGCGGACCGGCGCTGGGTGACGGCCCACCACCCGGGGCCGGCGCTACTCCACACGGTCGCGCCGAGCGCCGGTCTCACCGCCGGTGACCTCGACGTCATCGCCGCCTGGGTGCATCAGTTGCGCTAG
- a CDS encoding ABC transporter substrate-binding protein encodes MRNRRSFLALAGAGAVGALAAACGSNTGRQGDPPASTAYSAGPPPTDAPKVGLQQWYHAYGEDGVQEAVKRYAATYPGAAVTVQWNPGDYDSKIVTALQNSKVPDVFEAQVKIDWVRQNQVVALDDVIGPVKGDFSPAVLAAQTVEGKVYGVPQATDTQVLFYRKSLLQAAGVQPPQTVDELIDAASKLTKDGVKGFFAGNDGGVGVLTGPLLWSAGLDYLKNGNREVGFDDPRAATALAKLHTLNTNGSLLLGAPADWSDPGAFIDGLAAMQWTGLWNVPKIRDAFDDDFGVLPFPKLDGSGAPSVPVGAYGAMVNAKSAHVAEAKAFVKWLWVDQTQDQLEFATKFGFHVPARQSLIDRADSLKTGPAADAARFVKENSHLVGGPVWTQQANTALSDAVAKIAKEGADPAAQVKTAIATAAAELKRLFG; translated from the coding sequence ATGCGGAACAGGCGGAGTTTTCTCGCGCTCGCGGGAGCGGGAGCGGTGGGCGCGCTCGCGGCGGCGTGCGGGTCGAACACCGGGCGGCAGGGCGACCCGCCCGCGTCGACGGCGTACTCGGCGGGACCGCCGCCGACGGACGCGCCGAAGGTCGGCCTGCAGCAGTGGTACCACGCGTACGGCGAGGACGGCGTCCAGGAAGCCGTCAAGCGCTACGCCGCGACGTACCCCGGCGCCGCCGTCACCGTGCAGTGGAACCCCGGCGACTACGACTCGAAGATCGTCACCGCGCTGCAGAACAGCAAGGTGCCGGACGTCTTCGAGGCGCAGGTGAAGATCGACTGGGTGCGGCAGAACCAGGTCGTCGCGCTCGACGACGTCATCGGGCCGGTGAAGGGTGACTTCAGTCCGGCGGTGCTGGCCGCGCAGACCGTCGAGGGCAAGGTCTACGGCGTCCCGCAGGCCACCGACACGCAGGTGCTCTTCTACCGCAAGAGCCTGCTCCAGGCCGCCGGTGTGCAGCCGCCGCAGACCGTCGACGAGCTGATCGACGCGGCGTCGAAGCTCACGAAGGACGGCGTGAAGGGCTTCTTCGCGGGCAACGACGGCGGTGTCGGTGTGCTCACCGGCCCGCTGCTGTGGTCGGCCGGCCTCGACTACCTGAAGAACGGCAACCGCGAGGTCGGCTTCGACGACCCGCGCGCCGCGACCGCGCTGGCGAAGCTGCACACGCTCAACACCAACGGCTCGCTGCTGCTCGGCGCGCCCGCCGACTGGTCGGACCCGGGTGCGTTCATCGACGGGCTGGCCGCGATGCAGTGGACCGGGCTGTGGAACGTGCCGAAGATCCGCGACGCGTTCGACGACGACTTCGGCGTGCTGCCCTTCCCCAAGCTCGACGGCAGCGGCGCGCCGTCGGTCCCGGTCGGCGCGTACGGCGCGATGGTCAACGCCAAGAGCGCGCACGTCGCCGAGGCGAAGGCGTTCGTGAAGTGGCTGTGGGTGGACCAGACGCAGGACCAGCTGGAGTTCGCGACGAAGTTCGGCTTCCACGTCCCCGCGCGGCAGAGCCTGATCGACCGCGCGGACAGCCTCAAGACCGGCCCGGCCGCCGACGCCGCTCGATTCGTCAAGGAGAACAGCCACCTCGTCGGCGGTCCGGTGTGGACACAGCAGGCGAACACGGCACTGTCCGACGCGGTCGCGAAGATCGCGAAGGAGGGAGCGGACCCGGCCGCGCAGGTCAAGACGGCCATTGCTACTGCCGCTGCCGAGCTCAAGCGTCTTTTTGGATGA
- a CDS encoding PaaI family thioesterase, with the protein MTDPEGTQLFHRSMPFSERLGVEVLEHGPALVRSRLKWDESLCTLGGALHGGALMALADSTGAVCAFLNLPEGAQGTTTVESKTNFLRAVRSGYATASSRPLHAGRKFVVVETEIHDDDGKLVAKVTQTQAVL; encoded by the coding sequence ATGACCGATCCCGAGGGCACGCAGCTCTTCCACCGCTCCATGCCGTTCTCCGAACGCCTCGGCGTCGAGGTCCTCGAACACGGGCCCGCGCTCGTGCGCAGCCGGCTGAAGTGGGACGAGAGCCTCTGCACGCTCGGCGGCGCGCTGCACGGGGGCGCGCTCATGGCGCTGGCCGACTCGACCGGCGCCGTGTGCGCGTTCCTCAACCTGCCCGAGGGCGCGCAGGGCACGACGACTGTCGAGTCGAAGACGAACTTCCTGCGCGCGGTGCGTTCGGGCTACGCGACTGCGTCGTCCAGACCACTGCACGCGGGCCGCAAGTTCGTCGTGGTGGAGACGGAGATCCACGACGACGACGGCAAGTTGGTCGCGAAAGTGACACAGACCCAGGCCGTCCTCTAG
- a CDS encoding FAD-binding oxidoreductase has translation MNELIDHRLRQSWTAEAADAAQLPARAAKWLEQRIGQVGPGAAPVAELTVKIPSSSLAGSAVEALSEVVGTANVLVDDESRLARATGLSYLDLLRRRSSSVEFPVPDAVVLPAGPDEVQAVLDVCVRHDVGVVPFGGGTSVVGGVAALSGEKTSVIALDLVRLDALVSVDTESRIAILQAGVRGPEAERLLGERGLTLGHIPQSFERATIGGFAATRSAGQASSGYGRFEDMVTGVRLATPRGEWKLGVAPASAAGPDLRQLAVGSEGTLGVITEVSLRVRPAPPVKRYEGYALPGWEAGAAAVRDLAQNHVLADVTRLSDVDETEVSLALNGGLKTTALRKYLSARGVRHPCFLIVGWEGTAHDVAVRRRETTRRLKALGAVRVGKALGESWRHGRFGGPRQRDMLMDRGVCVETLETATYWSTVDELRDDVRAALTASLGRAIVMCHISHAYETGASLYFTVLTARDQADPVGQWQRAKAAACEAISGLGTISHHHAVGVDHAPYLSAEIGKLGVEVLRAAKSAVDPTGILNPGKLI, from the coding sequence GTGAACGAGCTGATTGACCACCGTCTCCGCCAGTCCTGGACCGCGGAAGCCGCCGACGCCGCCCAGCTGCCCGCGCGGGCGGCCAAGTGGCTTGAACAGCGTATAGGCCAGGTGGGTCCCGGCGCCGCACCGGTGGCCGAATTGACGGTGAAAATACCGTCGTCAAGTCTGGCCGGATCTGCAGTGGAAGCGCTGTCGGAGGTCGTCGGAACCGCGAACGTGCTGGTAGACGACGAATCGCGGCTCGCGCGGGCCACCGGGTTGTCCTACCTGGATCTCTTGCGCCGCCGGTCGTCCTCGGTGGAGTTCCCGGTGCCGGACGCGGTCGTGCTGCCCGCCGGACCGGACGAAGTCCAGGCCGTGCTCGACGTCTGCGTGCGGCACGATGTCGGAGTTGTCCCGTTCGGTGGTGGGACCTCGGTGGTCGGCGGGGTCGCGGCGCTCAGCGGTGAAAAGACGTCCGTGATCGCGCTGGACCTCGTCCGGCTCGACGCGCTGGTCTCGGTCGACACCGAATCACGCATCGCCATCCTCCAGGCCGGCGTCCGCGGCCCCGAAGCCGAGCGGCTGCTCGGCGAGCGCGGCCTGACGCTCGGGCACATCCCGCAGTCGTTCGAGCGCGCCACGATCGGCGGCTTCGCGGCGACGCGCTCGGCCGGCCAGGCGTCGTCGGGCTACGGCCGGTTCGAGGACATGGTCACCGGCGTCCGGCTGGCCACCCCGCGCGGCGAGTGGAAGCTCGGAGTCGCCCCGGCGTCCGCGGCCGGCCCGGACCTGCGCCAGCTCGCCGTCGGCAGCGAAGGCACGCTCGGCGTCATCACCGAAGTCTCGCTGCGGGTGCGGCCGGCGCCGCCGGTCAAGCGGTACGAGGGGTACGCGCTGCCCGGCTGGGAGGCCGGCGCGGCGGCGGTCCGCGACCTCGCGCAGAACCACGTGCTCGCCGACGTCACCCGGCTGTCCGATGTGGACGAAACCGAGGTCTCGCTCGCGCTGAACGGCGGGCTCAAGACGACGGCGCTGCGCAAGTACCTGTCCGCGCGCGGCGTGCGGCACCCGTGTTTCCTGATCGTCGGCTGGGAAGGCACCGCGCACGACGTCGCGGTGCGCCGCCGCGAGACCACCCGCCGGCTGAAGGCGCTGGGCGCGGTGCGCGTCGGCAAGGCGCTCGGCGAGTCCTGGCGGCACGGCCGGTTCGGCGGACCGCGCCAGCGCGACATGCTGATGGACCGCGGTGTCTGCGTCGAGACGCTGGAGACCGCGACGTACTGGTCCACTGTGGACGAACTGCGCGACGACGTCCGCGCGGCGCTCACGGCGTCACTGGGCCGCGCGATCGTCATGTGCCACATCTCGCACGCGTACGAGACGGGCGCGTCGCTGTACTTCACGGTCCTGACCGCGCGCGATCAGGCCGACCCGGTCGGGCAGTGGCAGCGCGCGAAGGCCGCGGCGTGCGAGGCGATCAGCGGCCTCGGCACGATTTCGCACCACCACGCCGTCGGCGTCGACCACGCGCCGTACCTGAGCGCGGAGATCGGCAAGCTCGGCGTCGAGGTGCTGCGCGCGGCGAAGTCCGCGGTGGACCCGACCGGAATCCTCAACCCGGGCAAGCTGATCTAG
- a CDS encoding carbohydrate ABC transporter permease — MKRRDARTFWLFVGPFLLGLAVFAYLPIGWSAYLSFFDARNTVTPTKFVGLDNYGHMLTDEPFLSSLGTFSVFALFIVPLTFVLSLALALGVNQLRFARAFFRSVFFLPFACSYVVASLIWKTSLFSGVRYGLANTVLSLFGADPVAWTGTVHPPLYWIVLVTARLWLQLGFYMILFIAALQRIPQHLYEAAWLDGAKPGWQVFRYVTLPQLRATAVAVLLLNLINAYQAFDEFYNIMGDARGYPPFARPPLVYLYYTSLGSGGQDLGRGSAGAVILALIIAMVTLLQGRVLRFGRAT; from the coding sequence ATGAAGCGGCGAGACGCACGCACATTCTGGCTGTTCGTCGGGCCGTTCCTGCTGGGGCTGGCGGTGTTCGCGTACCTGCCGATCGGCTGGAGCGCGTACCTCTCGTTCTTCGACGCGCGCAACACCGTCACGCCGACGAAGTTCGTCGGGCTGGACAACTACGGCCACATGCTCACCGACGAGCCGTTCCTGTCCAGCCTCGGCACGTTCAGCGTGTTCGCGCTGTTCATCGTGCCGCTGACGTTCGTGCTGTCGCTGGCGCTCGCGCTCGGCGTCAACCAGCTCCGGTTCGCGCGGGCGTTCTTCCGGTCGGTGTTCTTCCTGCCGTTCGCGTGCTCGTACGTCGTGGCGTCCCTGATCTGGAAGACGTCGCTGTTCTCCGGTGTCCGATACGGCCTGGCGAACACCGTGCTGTCGTTGTTCGGCGCCGACCCGGTGGCGTGGACGGGCACGGTCCACCCGCCGCTGTACTGGATCGTGCTGGTGACGGCGCGGCTGTGGCTGCAACTCGGGTTCTACATGATCCTGTTCATCGCGGCCCTGCAACGGATCCCCCAGCACTTGTACGAGGCCGCGTGGCTCGACGGCGCGAAGCCGGGCTGGCAGGTGTTCCGGTACGTGACGCTGCCCCAGCTGCGCGCGACGGCCGTGGCGGTGCTGTTGCTGAACCTGATCAACGCGTACCAGGCGTTCGACGAGTTCTACAACATCATGGGTGACGCCCGCGGCTACCCGCCGTTCGCGCGGCCACCGTTGGTCTACCTGTACTACACCTCGCTGGGTTCGGGCGGCCAGGACCTCGGCCGCGGCAGCGCGGGTGCGGTGATCCTGGCGCTGATCATCGCCATGGTGACGCTGCTGCAGGGCCGCGTCCTGCGGTTCGGACGTGCGACATGA
- a CDS encoding TIGR03767 family metallophosphoesterase — protein MAELTRRTFATAGAAGLGLLLCTPTANALDRALRLTSTRSVSTAGTTLEQVATGGGTATYSRLSAGPGWPLVVRGDLAAPQAGRDDRRRALSAFVQFTDLHITDTESPARFEYLHPYIGSAHRPQEALGTVATSALVERVNSVRQGPFTGRPFDLMVTTGDNTDNHELIELDWFLKVLNGGSVTPNSGATNAYEGVQNSGNSAFWNPAIPGSDAYSAKGFPQLPGLLEAGIGTFTAPGLDVPWFCTFGNHDDSIVGSLPAQIPGIDAWYTGKYKVIGKDESTAKKLAAAIKKPGSSVPVAELFGGGGTIREITPDARRRPFSTGEFVRAHLDTANTGPGPAGHGFGADNADGKAVYYTFRIAPGITGISLDTTTDAGFADGSIGLAQYNWVESTLKRGSSAYYDFFGRRVTHSVTDELFLLFSHHTSGSMGNLLPDSRHLLDPRLDGNAFVALLKRFPNVLAWVNGHTHLNKITAHAGGTPKQSFWEINTASHVDFPQQARIVEVADNADGTLSLFTTLIEAEAPYAVDYDARTPQALASLYRELSYNDIHVDLGRVGSDADHNTELLLVHPLS, from the coding sequence ATGGCCGAACTCACCCGGCGCACCTTCGCCACGGCCGGCGCCGCCGGTCTCGGGCTGCTGCTCTGCACGCCCACCGCGAACGCGCTCGACCGGGCACTGCGGCTCACCTCCACCCGCTCGGTCAGCACCGCCGGAACCACGCTCGAACAGGTCGCGACCGGTGGCGGCACCGCGACCTACTCCCGACTGAGCGCCGGTCCCGGCTGGCCGCTCGTCGTCCGCGGTGATCTCGCCGCACCCCAGGCCGGGCGGGACGACCGGCGCCGCGCGCTGAGCGCGTTCGTGCAGTTCACCGACCTGCACATCACCGACACCGAGAGCCCCGCGCGGTTCGAGTACCTGCACCCCTACATCGGCTCCGCGCACCGGCCGCAGGAAGCGCTCGGGACCGTCGCGACCAGCGCGCTCGTCGAGCGGGTCAACAGCGTCCGGCAGGGCCCGTTCACCGGGCGGCCGTTCGACCTCATGGTCACCACCGGCGACAACACCGACAACCACGAGCTGATCGAGCTCGACTGGTTCCTCAAGGTCCTCAACGGCGGCAGCGTCACGCCGAACTCCGGCGCCACGAACGCCTACGAAGGCGTCCAGAACTCGGGCAACAGCGCGTTCTGGAACCCGGCCATCCCGGGCAGCGACGCCTACTCCGCCAAGGGGTTCCCGCAGCTTCCCGGCCTGCTCGAAGCGGGCATCGGGACGTTCACCGCGCCGGGCCTCGACGTCCCGTGGTTCTGCACCTTCGGCAACCACGACGACAGCATCGTCGGCTCGCTACCGGCCCAGATCCCCGGCATCGACGCCTGGTACACCGGCAAGTACAAGGTGATCGGCAAGGACGAAAGCACCGCGAAGAAGCTCGCCGCGGCCATCAAGAAGCCGGGCTCGAGCGTGCCGGTCGCCGAGCTGTTCGGCGGCGGGGGCACGATCCGCGAGATCACGCCGGACGCACGTCGCCGCCCGTTCAGCACCGGCGAGTTCGTGCGCGCGCACCTGGACACGGCCAACACCGGCCCCGGCCCGGCCGGGCACGGCTTCGGCGCCGACAACGCCGACGGCAAGGCCGTCTACTACACGTTCCGGATCGCGCCGGGCATCACCGGCATCAGCCTCGACACCACGACCGACGCCGGGTTCGCCGACGGCTCGATCGGCCTCGCGCAGTACAACTGGGTCGAGTCGACGCTCAAGCGCGGCAGCTCGGCGTACTACGACTTCTTCGGCCGCCGGGTCACCCACAGCGTCACCGACGAGCTGTTCCTGCTGTTCAGCCACCACACCAGCGGCTCGATGGGCAACCTGCTGCCGGACTCGCGCCACCTGCTCGACCCGCGCCTCGACGGCAACGCGTTCGTCGCGCTGCTCAAGCGCTTCCCGAACGTGCTGGCCTGGGTCAACGGCCACACGCACCTCAACAAGATCACCGCGCACGCCGGCGGCACCCCGAAGCAGAGCTTCTGGGAGATCAACACCGCGTCGCACGTCGACTTCCCGCAGCAGGCCCGGATCGTCGAGGTCGCGGACAACGCCGACGGCACGTTGTCGCTGTTCACGACGCTGATCGAGGCGGAAGCGCCGTACGCCGTGGACTACGACGCCCGGACGCCGCAAGCGCTTGCGTCCCTGTACCGCGAGTTGTCGTACAACGACATCCACGTCGACCTCGGCCGCGTCGGCTCGGATGCGGATCACAACACGGAACTGCTGCTCGTCCACCCGCTTTCCTGA
- a CDS encoding carbohydrate ABC transporter permease produces the protein MRAFLRWTALIIAAVLFLLPFYLLLRNGLASRAEITAPQWTFFPSTMHWENFSKLFASDDVPFARSLLNSAIVAVLQTVGLLVLCSLAGYGLARIPYRHSGIVFYAVLATLMIPTSVTFVPSFVVVSTLGWLSDFRGLVIPGLFSAFSVFLFRQYFLDFPRELEEAGRVDGLTRWGVFWRIVVPNSRGFFAAIAVITVIGSWNAFLWPLIIAQSPDSWTVQVALSGLLTAQNPQLNLLFLAAAVSILPIVLLFAFLQRYLVQGVTESGLKG, from the coding sequence ATGAGGGCGTTCCTCCGCTGGACGGCGCTGATCATCGCAGCCGTGCTGTTCCTGCTGCCGTTCTACCTGCTGCTGCGCAACGGGCTGGCGTCCCGAGCGGAGATCACCGCTCCACAGTGGACCTTCTTTCCGTCCACAATGCACTGGGAGAACTTCTCCAAGCTCTTCGCCTCGGACGACGTCCCCTTCGCGCGAAGCCTGCTGAACTCGGCGATCGTGGCGGTGCTGCAGACAGTCGGCCTGCTGGTGCTGTGCTCGCTGGCGGGCTACGGCCTGGCGCGCATCCCGTACCGGCATTCCGGGATCGTGTTCTACGCGGTGCTGGCGACGCTGATGATCCCGACGTCGGTGACGTTCGTGCCGAGCTTCGTGGTGGTCTCGACGCTCGGCTGGCTGTCGGACTTCCGCGGCTTGGTGATCCCCGGGCTGTTCAGCGCGTTCAGCGTCTTCCTGTTCCGGCAGTACTTCCTGGACTTCCCCCGCGAGCTGGAGGAGGCGGGCCGCGTCGACGGCCTGACGCGCTGGGGCGTGTTCTGGCGCATCGTGGTCCCGAACTCCCGGGGCTTCTTCGCGGCGATCGCGGTCATCACGGTGATCGGCAGCTGGAACGCGTTCCTGTGGCCGCTGATCATCGCCCAGTCGCCGGATTCGTGGACGGTCCAGGTGGCACTGTCGGGCCTGCTGACAGCCCAGAACCCCCAGCTGAACCTGCTGTTCCTGGCGGCGGCGGTGTCGATCCTGCCGATCGTGCTGCTGTTCGCGTTCCTGCAGCGGTACCTGGTGCAGGGGGTGACGGAGTCGGGCCTGAAGGGCTGA
- a CDS encoding peptidase C39 family protein encodes MRVRSLFAILSAVMVTVVTAQVAEAAPGRPGDDESIDYHEWAGGRLHEGSFAGLALTRDGLRITRPIGTVEHTEPELGTTKTYEYSQWTSPSYRQGFGATQLVSSWNAQTPAKTWLQVEAQGRTAAGAETGWYVMGRWASGDADILRTSVDGQDDANALVDVDTLVTKTGVTLKSYKLRISLYREKGSHATPSVTSLGAMTSAVPNRFDVQTTKPGRASGIELKVPAYAQNLHKGQFPQYGGGGEAWCSPTSTEMVAEYWGKKPSAAEMSWIPSDYVDPSIAFAARFTYDHAYDGTGNWPFNTAYAASRGLRGHITRLHSLNELENYIVRGIPVITSQSFLASELDGAGYGTAGHIMVVVGFTKDGDVIVNDPASSSNDRVRNVYKRDQFEKIWQRTQRYRADGTVAGGPGGIAYIITPA; translated from the coding sequence ATGCGGGTACGCAGTTTGTTCGCCATATTGTCCGCCGTGATGGTGACGGTGGTGACGGCGCAGGTCGCCGAGGCCGCGCCCGGCCGGCCGGGCGACGACGAGTCGATCGACTACCACGAGTGGGCCGGCGGCCGCCTGCACGAGGGCAGCTTCGCCGGGCTCGCGCTGACCCGCGACGGCCTGCGCATCACCCGCCCGATCGGCACGGTCGAGCACACCGAACCCGAGCTCGGCACGACGAAGACGTACGAATACAGCCAGTGGACGTCGCCGTCGTACCGCCAGGGCTTCGGCGCGACGCAGCTCGTGTCGTCGTGGAACGCACAGACGCCGGCGAAGACCTGGCTGCAGGTCGAGGCGCAGGGCAGGACGGCGGCCGGCGCGGAGACCGGCTGGTACGTGATGGGCCGCTGGGCCAGCGGCGACGCCGACATCCTGCGCACCAGCGTCGACGGCCAGGACGACGCGAACGCCCTGGTCGACGTCGACACGCTGGTCACGAAGACCGGCGTCACGCTCAAGTCGTACAAGCTGCGGATCAGCCTCTACCGCGAGAAGGGCTCGCACGCGACGCCGTCGGTGACGTCGCTGGGCGCGATGACCTCGGCGGTGCCGAACCGCTTCGACGTCCAGACGACGAAGCCGGGCCGCGCGAGCGGGATCGAGCTGAAGGTGCCGGCGTACGCGCAGAACCTCCACAAGGGACAGTTCCCGCAGTACGGCGGGGGCGGCGAGGCCTGGTGCAGCCCGACGTCGACGGAGATGGTGGCCGAGTACTGGGGCAAGAAGCCGTCGGCGGCGGAGATGTCGTGGATCCCGTCGGACTACGTCGACCCGTCGATCGCGTTCGCGGCGCGCTTCACCTACGACCACGCGTACGACGGCACGGGCAACTGGCCGTTCAACACGGCGTACGCGGCGTCGCGCGGGCTGCGCGGGCACATCACGCGGCTGCACTCGCTGAACGAGCTGGAGAACTACATCGTCCGCGGCATCCCGGTGATCACGTCCCAGTCGTTCCTGGCCTCCGAGCTGGACGGCGCGGGTTACGGCACGGCGGGCCACATCATGGTGGTGGTCGGCTTCACCAAGGACGGCGACGTGATCGTCAACGACCCGGCGTCGAGCAGCAACGACCGGGTGCGCAACGTGTACAAGCGAGACCAGTTCGAGAAGATCTGGCAGCGGACCCAGCGGTACCGCGCGGACGGAACCGTGGCGGGCGGCCCGGGCGGGATCGCGTACATCATCACCCCGGCTTGA
- a CDS encoding DUF4190 domain-containing protein: MTDFDSYQQPGPAEPTWQQYPPSMPTPAPPAAMQPYGTQPYPVQPYAAQAYPSQPYLAQPYAMAAYPMLRTSGMAVAGLVVGILALVGFWVPFADLLLGFLAIGLSWAGMVQGGRPGYTGKGMAIAGLICGIIGVIPALIVMLFFFGLFAAAGACGIAC, translated from the coding sequence GTGACCGATTTCGACTCCTACCAGCAGCCCGGCCCGGCCGAGCCGACGTGGCAGCAGTACCCGCCGTCCATGCCGACACCGGCCCCGCCGGCGGCGATGCAGCCTTACGGGACGCAGCCGTACCCGGTCCAGCCCTACGCGGCGCAGGCCTATCCGTCGCAGCCCTACCTCGCCCAGCCCTACGCGATGGCGGCGTACCCGATGCTGCGCACGAGCGGCATGGCGGTGGCGGGCCTGGTCGTCGGCATCCTCGCCCTGGTCGGTTTCTGGGTCCCGTTCGCGGACCTGCTGCTGGGTTTCCTGGCGATCGGCCTGTCGTGGGCCGGCATGGTCCAGGGCGGCCGGCCCGGCTACACGGGCAAGGGCATGGCGATCGCGGGCCTGATCTGCGGAATCATCGGCGTGATCCCGGCACTGATCGTGATGCTGTTCTTCTTCGGCCTGTTCGCCGCCGCCGGAGCGTGTGGCATCGCCTGCTGA
- a CDS encoding gamma-glutamylcyclotransferase family protein, producing the protein MHTDGAGYPLDTAPEGWRERQAVLAYGSNANPSKISWMRAELGLRGPVVVAHARCDGLGAVWASGLRYRDGQRPATLTALPGVEEHAVWFVTPDQLAVLDVCEGRGNRYHLVRLTDPAITLEDGSKVTDVLAYIGAMPIRFPLLVDGKPVRTADVPQAQAIGLEGEEAAGPGIACEVVEPPDGRTFP; encoded by the coding sequence GTGCACACCGACGGCGCCGGGTATCCGCTGGACACGGCGCCGGAGGGCTGGCGTGAGCGGCAGGCCGTGCTGGCGTACGGCTCCAACGCGAACCCGTCGAAGATCAGCTGGATGCGCGCCGAACTGGGCCTGCGGGGCCCGGTCGTCGTCGCGCACGCCCGATGCGACGGCCTCGGCGCGGTCTGGGCGTCCGGCCTGCGCTACCGCGACGGCCAGCGCCCGGCGACGCTCACCGCGCTGCCCGGCGTCGAGGAGCACGCCGTCTGGTTCGTGACGCCGGACCAGCTCGCGGTCCTGGACGTCTGCGAGGGCCGCGGCAACCGCTATCACCTGGTCCGGCTGACCGACCCGGCCATCACGCTCGAAGACGGCAGCAAGGTCACCGACGTGCTGGCCTACATCGGCGCGATGCCGATCCGCTTCCCGCTGCTGGTCGACGGCAAGCCGGTCCGCACCGCCGACGTCCCGCAGGCGCAGGCGATCGGGCTGGAGGGCGAGGAAGCGGCCGGCCCGGGCATCGCGTGCGAGGTCGTCGAGCCGCCGGACGGGCGCACCTTTCCCTAG
- a CDS encoding S-(hydroxymethyl)mycothiol dehydrogenase, with protein MPYEVQGVVSRAKGEPVSLETVLVPDPGPGEAVVNVQACGVCHTDLHYRQGGINDDFPFLLGHEAAGVVEAVGDGVTDLEPGDYVILNWRAVCGTCRACKRGKPWYCFSTFNATQPMTLADGTKLSAALGVGAFLEKTLVHSGQCTKVDRDAEPAVAGLLGCGVMAGLGAAINTGAVTRGDSVAVIGCGGVGDAAIAGAKLAGATTIVAIDMDDRKLEWAKDFGATHTVNSKGLSEEAVVEAMQDATSSFGPDVVIDAVGRPETWRQAFYGRDLAGTVVLVGVPTPEMRLDDLPLIDFFSRGGSLKSSWYGDCLPSRDFPMLVDLYLQGRLPLDKFVTERIGVDGVEQAFERMHHGDVLRSVVTF; from the coding sequence ATGCCGTACGAGGTCCAGGGGGTCGTTTCGCGGGCGAAGGGCGAGCCTGTCTCGCTGGAGACCGTGCTCGTGCCCGATCCCGGGCCGGGCGAGGCCGTCGTGAACGTGCAGGCCTGCGGGGTCTGCCACACCGACCTGCACTACCGCCAGGGCGGGATCAACGACGACTTCCCGTTCCTGCTCGGCCACGAGGCCGCCGGGGTCGTCGAAGCCGTCGGGGACGGCGTCACCGATCTCGAGCCCGGCGACTACGTCATCCTCAACTGGCGCGCCGTCTGCGGCACCTGCAGGGCCTGCAAGCGCGGCAAGCCGTGGTACTGCTTCTCGACGTTCAACGCCACCCAGCCGATGACGCTCGCCGACGGCACCAAGCTGTCGGCCGCGCTCGGCGTCGGCGCGTTCCTCGAGAAGACGCTCGTCCACAGCGGACAGTGCACGAAGGTCGACCGCGACGCCGAACCCGCCGTCGCCGGGCTGCTCGGCTGCGGCGTGATGGCCGGGCTCGGCGCGGCGATCAACACCGGCGCCGTCACCCGCGGCGACTCGGTCGCGGTCATCGGCTGCGGCGGCGTCGGGGACGCGGCCATCGCGGGCGCGAAGCTCGCCGGCGCCACCACGATCGTCGCGATCGACATGGACGACCGGAAGCTGGAGTGGGCCAAGGACTTCGGCGCCACCCACACGGTCAACAGCAAGGGTCTCTCCGAAGAAGCCGTCGTCGAGGCCATGCAGGACGCCACCAGCTCGTTCGGCCCGGACGTCGTGATCGACGCCGTCGGCCGGCCGGAGACCTGGCGCCAGGCCTTCTACGGGCGCGACCTCGCCGGCACCGTCGTGCTGGTCGGTGTGCCGACGCCGGAGATGCGCCTCGACGACCTGCCGCTGATCGACTTCTTCTCGCGCGGCGGCTCGCTCAAGTCGTCGTGGTACGGCGATTGCCTGCCGAGCCGCGACTTCCCGATGCTGGTGGACCTCTACCTGCAGGGCCGGCTGCCGCTCGACAAGTTCGTCACCGAGCGGATCGGCGTCGACGGCGTCGAGCAGGCCTTCGAGCGCATGCACCACGGTGACGTCCTGCGTAGCGTGGTGACGTTCTGA